A genomic stretch from Natronomonas gomsonensis includes:
- a CDS encoding CocE/NonD family hydrolase, which produces MQRRRFLGVLGAGTLGLAAATPATAELEYTETDVRIESFDGTEIAATLFEPAKPGRYPVVLGTHGWGGSRSASIGRNYAPRGYVVLSYDSRGFGESEGEVGVDGPKEVADVSALIDWLEGREKVRVEGENGASVGMIGGSYAGGIQLNAAAVDDRIEAIVPRIAWHDLNYSLQPNGVVKTVWGTGLYGVGIAGSRTRVVAEDSSTETRVNDASRGIDPAVHRSYAEGIALNGYSQPSQAFFAARSPYHKMDELDVPALFVQGWTDHLFVPNEAIWNFEAFRNRGRDAKLIMYNGGHAQIPVDSDPQQAESARDEATRAWLAEHLDSRDDASVDAVFDDHDVLVYESQTERMRGANAIPQRNAETVELDLSEGASIPEDAVGASLVGNTVAPTANSYVVSESFDGATSVAFEFDASDAFGLDDGQQADLLTVPEIDLQVRTLGTEATLFFRVTHVSEDGEETHINDNVTPLRIEDTPEAVHTETLELIAFQRYVSSGDTLRLVIDSTDSGFNSARESAGAIVEHDSTLRIPGVTVLDGSVV; this is translated from the coding sequence ATGCAACGACGCCGATTTCTGGGCGTGCTCGGAGCCGGCACACTAGGACTGGCTGCCGCCACACCAGCGACGGCGGAACTGGAATACACGGAAACGGACGTCCGAATCGAGTCCTTCGACGGGACGGAAATCGCGGCGACGCTGTTCGAACCAGCCAAGCCGGGGCGCTACCCTGTTGTGTTGGGAACCCACGGCTGGGGTGGCTCACGCAGCGCCAGCATCGGACGGAACTACGCCCCGCGCGGCTATGTCGTCCTCTCGTACGATTCCCGCGGGTTCGGCGAATCCGAAGGCGAAGTCGGCGTTGACGGTCCGAAAGAGGTTGCCGACGTGTCGGCACTCATCGACTGGCTCGAAGGCCGCGAGAAGGTACGCGTCGAGGGGGAAAACGGCGCCTCAGTCGGTATGATTGGCGGTTCCTACGCCGGCGGCATCCAGTTGAACGCCGCGGCGGTCGACGACCGCATTGAGGCCATCGTCCCCCGCATCGCGTGGCACGACCTCAACTACTCGCTGCAACCGAACGGCGTCGTCAAAACTGTCTGGGGGACCGGCCTCTACGGAGTCGGAATCGCTGGCTCGCGAACCCGCGTCGTGGCCGAGGATAGTTCGACGGAAACACGAGTCAACGACGCTTCGCGCGGCATCGATCCGGCAGTGCATCGCTCCTACGCAGAAGGCATCGCTCTCAATGGGTACTCTCAGCCCTCACAGGCATTCTTCGCTGCACGCTCGCCGTATCACAAGATGGACGAACTCGACGTGCCAGCGCTGTTCGTCCAAGGGTGGACCGACCACCTCTTCGTCCCCAACGAGGCGATTTGGAACTTCGAGGCATTCCGCAACCGCGGGCGGGATGCGAAACTCATCATGTACAACGGCGGCCACGCCCAGATACCGGTCGATTCCGACCCACAGCAGGCCGAATCCGCCCGTGACGAAGCGACACGTGCATGGCTCGCCGAACACCTCGACAGTCGCGACGACGCCAGCGTCGACGCTGTCTTCGACGACCACGATGTCCTCGTCTACGAATCCCAGACCGAGCGCATGCGCGGCGCGAACGCGATTCCCCAGCGAAACGCCGAGACCGTCGAACTCGACCTCTCCGAGGGTGCGTCAATCCCCGAGGACGCCGTCGGCGCCTCGTTGGTCGGCAACACCGTCGCACCGACCGCCAACAGTTACGTCGTCTCCGAATCGTTCGACGGCGCAACCAGCGTCGCCTTCGAGTTCGACGCCAGCGACGCGTTCGGACTCGACGACGGCCAGCAGGCCGACCTGCTTACGGTGCCCGAAATCGACCTCCAGGTTCGAACGCTCGGTACCGAAGCGACGCTGTTCTTCCGTGTCACCCACGTCTCCGAAGACGGCGAGGAGACTCACATCAACGACAACGTGACCCCACTCCGAATCGAGGACACTCCAGAGGCGGTCCACACCGAGACGCTGGAGTTGATTGCCTTCCAGCGGTACGTCTCGTCTGGGGATACGCTCCGACTCGTTATCGACTCGACTGACTCCGGCTTCAACAGCGCCCGCGAATCCGCCGGCGCCATCGTCGAACACGACTCGACGCTCCGGATTCCCGGCGTGACAGTTCTGGACGGGTCGGTTGTCTGA
- a CDS encoding winged helix-turn-helix domain-containing protein has translation MIQAGKHTYRQTSKQEVVTMPIDIDTFEHEDQFDESPPHAKQIVAFLAANSDQAFQRGEIADATGIDPNTVSSVLSRLKDRNLVRHKPPYWAIGDRDRVTAAFDLSQDIRTFDEQFGEEEMEAWRSAGNDEAHPSDERNK, from the coding sequence ATGATTCAAGCAGGCAAACATACATACAGGCAAACATCCAAACAAGAAGTAGTAACCATGCCTATCGATATCGACACCTTCGAACACGAGGATCAGTTCGACGAGTCGCCACCCCACGCCAAGCAGATCGTGGCGTTTCTAGCCGCGAACAGCGACCAAGCCTTCCAGCGCGGTGAGATCGCTGATGCGACCGGAATCGATCCCAACACGGTCAGTTCCGTCCTTTCACGGCTGAAGGATCGTAATCTCGTCCGACACAAGCCACCGTACTGGGCCATTGGCGACCGCGATCGCGTAACAGCAGCGTTCGACCTGTCTCAAGACATCCGGACGTTCGATGAACAATTCGGCGAAGAAGAGATGGAGGCATGGCGTAGTGCTGGCAACGACGAAGCGCATCCGAGCGACGAACGCAACAAATGA
- a CDS encoding phage tail protein — MSGIERDDPLPKFRFRVEIDTMVVGGFSEVRGLSMSIAERKEDDADDRSFWQRLFGLGRSGELDSTKKSNDDRQFATTSPTLELRRGLTEEKALWTWYEEWLNGSGEKRNIRLILLDEHGIEARGWECRGAKPVRWVGPTLVAGESGIALETFELAHEGIWQLDGL, encoded by the coding sequence ATGTCGGGAATCGAGCGTGACGATCCGCTCCCGAAGTTCCGCTTTCGAGTCGAGATAGATACGATGGTCGTTGGAGGGTTTAGTGAAGTTCGCGGTCTGTCGATGTCCATCGCCGAGCGCAAGGAGGATGATGCCGACGACCGTTCCTTCTGGCAGCGACTGTTCGGACTGGGCCGAAGTGGTGAGCTTGATTCCACGAAAAAGAGTAATGATGATCGCCAGTTCGCGACGACCTCACCGACACTTGAACTGCGCCGCGGGCTGACCGAAGAGAAGGCGCTGTGGACGTGGTACGAAGAGTGGCTCAATGGCTCAGGTGAGAAGCGGAACATCCGCTTAATACTGCTTGACGAACATGGAATAGAGGCCCGCGGCTGGGAGTGTCGAGGCGCCAAGCCAGTACGCTGGGTTGGTCCGACACTTGTCGCTGGTGAATCTGGCATCGCTTTGGAGACCTTTGAGCTGGCTCACGAAGGAATCTGGCAATTGGACGGATTGTGA
- a CDS encoding phage tail protein: MPDRHGPYRQMRFILELDGIVKAGFSRCHIPENRTNVVKYREGNDPPTRRKLWGLNEYGPLVLESGVTDDSVVLYEWRKKVEQGQVDEARGNVAIVLLDEEGNPGPRWEFKQAWPARYHGPQLDANRDAVAIERLVIAHEGMQRDSPKEDGGTTQTKSTKTKPESATVFEADTRADSVEKSRTETAEEVEKPRRNQQDTEGDPKKKSEHTSRKENRSGDGKTERSG, encoded by the coding sequence ATGCCCGATAGACACGGCCCCTACCGGCAAATGCGGTTCATCCTTGAACTCGACGGCATCGTGAAAGCGGGCTTTAGCCGCTGTCACATCCCCGAGAATCGAACGAACGTTGTCAAATACCGGGAAGGTAACGACCCGCCCACCCGCCGAAAGCTGTGGGGATTAAACGAGTACGGGCCACTCGTACTGGAAAGCGGGGTGACCGACGACTCTGTCGTCCTCTACGAGTGGCGTAAGAAGGTTGAACAGGGTCAAGTCGACGAAGCCCGAGGCAATGTCGCCATCGTGCTCCTTGATGAGGAGGGCAATCCGGGGCCTCGATGGGAGTTCAAGCAAGCTTGGCCGGCTCGCTACCATGGTCCCCAACTCGACGCGAACCGCGACGCAGTTGCTATCGAACGACTCGTTATCGCTCACGAAGGGATGCAACGAGATTCCCCCAAAGAAGACGGCGGAACGACACAGACGAAATCAACGAAGACTAAACCCGAGAGTGCGACCGTGTTCGAGGCAGATACGAGGGCTGATTCCGTCGAAAAATCTCGGACGGAAACCGCTGAGGAGGTGGAGAAACCCCGTCGAAACCAACAGGATACTGAGGGGGACCCAAAGAAAAAATCCGAGCACACTTCTCGCAAGGAAAATCGATCTGGTGATGGGAAGACAGAGCGTTCTGGATGA
- a CDS encoding pentapeptide repeat-containing protein, which translates to MNESEGTCEYVFDPDKPQTWGGEDGDECHIDEDILNEDGVWSCPHDQAEDAELCVFHLPLGEKPRDLDLSEELVGQVNSVTAPDTEEESGEAHKGLNEKVAQRDEAGRFPARQFIGARFSELSLSEEQLGDGPDADIYLSHIQVDGDVSLTEGTIKAHVRLQGARVDGSISVSEATFEKEAYFDGLIASGIYGKESRFERHALFREITCEGALNFTGAVFEHTTLFSGAEIGGITRFTRAKFEAGVGFGRTVFQNQAIFSKAVFETEAPPLPSRASSRARQYGYAGGMYLGRVAVSFNETICNDRITFEQARITGVAIFLAAVFRRQERSRPITFEEAVFEERVIFGRDETSALDESDRPARFESHAGFTDTVFESDSWFEGAVFEHGATFTDASFGDEAVFSDATAKYFDMDQTRVDGSLRFDNATIREALSLEHSTVREEINLNAAAVSEGVQLQEGTFADFLAEDAELSNSDFEHADLTEAALQNTVLQDSNLESTFLSRAMLFGADLRGSKLFGAVLGDVQIDDNTQFLGRPSTAIDSSPHTVSAIRSQPVCIYDPSYGDDSDAVDIDKAKSVYRALEELAGRAARPRLQSQCFVRRQDLQKREYWSDATQSADTVEERVIAGARWSRAKVARATLLYGESPWRVIAGSTSFIVFIALLYPLGEWLQPVGDRPITYARIAEQPELFLESLYFSTLTFTTLGMGDYIPLGFGQVLATANTAFGAVLIALLVFVLGRRAAR; encoded by the coding sequence ATGAACGAGAGTGAGGGGACCTGTGAGTACGTGTTCGACCCAGACAAGCCACAGACATGGGGAGGAGAAGATGGAGACGAATGTCATATTGATGAAGACATCTTGAACGAAGACGGCGTCTGGAGCTGTCCACATGACCAAGCGGAAGATGCCGAGTTGTGTGTATTTCATCTCCCACTGGGAGAGAAGCCCAGAGATCTCGACCTCAGCGAAGAACTCGTCGGTCAAGTGAACAGCGTAACTGCACCAGATACTGAGGAAGAATCAGGTGAAGCGCACAAAGGGCTTAACGAGAAGGTGGCACAGCGGGATGAAGCTGGACGGTTTCCAGCGCGGCAGTTCATTGGGGCTCGGTTTTCGGAGCTTTCTCTTAGTGAAGAACAACTTGGAGATGGACCAGATGCAGATATTTACCTCTCACACATACAGGTCGATGGGGATGTCAGTTTAACCGAGGGAACAATCAAGGCTCACGTTAGGCTCCAAGGTGCCCGTGTCGATGGGTCAATTAGTGTTTCCGAGGCAACTTTCGAGAAAGAAGCGTATTTTGACGGACTGATTGCCTCCGGGATATACGGCAAGGAATCGCGGTTTGAGCGACATGCGCTCTTCAGGGAGATAACCTGCGAGGGGGCGCTCAATTTCACGGGGGCAGTCTTCGAGCACACAACGCTGTTTTCAGGAGCCGAAATCGGAGGAATCACGCGGTTTACGAGGGCAAAATTCGAAGCGGGAGTCGGGTTTGGGCGTACAGTTTTCCAGAACCAAGCGATTTTCAGTAAAGCAGTGTTCGAAACGGAGGCTCCACCTCTCCCATCTCGAGCCAGTTCACGGGCACGACAGTACGGATATGCTGGCGGAATGTATCTTGGAAGAGTCGCAGTGTCGTTCAATGAAACAATTTGTAATGACCGTATCACCTTTGAGCAGGCCCGAATTACAGGCGTAGCGATATTTTTGGCCGCCGTATTTCGTCGTCAAGAGCGTTCTCGACCGATAACATTCGAGGAAGCGGTGTTTGAAGAGCGAGTCATTTTCGGTCGTGATGAGACGAGTGCGTTAGATGAAAGCGATCGGCCCGCACGATTTGAGAGCCACGCTGGATTCACCGATACCGTCTTCGAATCAGACAGTTGGTTCGAAGGGGCCGTATTTGAGCACGGGGCCACCTTCACAGACGCTTCATTTGGTGACGAGGCAGTGTTCTCAGATGCGACAGCCAAATACTTCGATATGGATCAGACACGAGTCGATGGGTCCCTCAGATTTGACAACGCTACCATACGGGAGGCGCTCTCGTTAGAACACTCAACCGTCAGGGAAGAAATCAACCTCAATGCAGCAGCGGTCTCAGAAGGGGTTCAGTTGCAAGAGGGTACCTTTGCTGATTTCCTCGCTGAAGATGCGGAGCTTTCCAACTCTGATTTTGAACACGCCGACTTGACCGAGGCAGCACTCCAGAACACCGTGCTTCAAGACTCAAATCTCGAATCCACGTTTTTGAGTCGAGCGATGCTATTCGGCGCGGATTTGCGTGGGTCGAAGCTCTTCGGTGCGGTTCTCGGAGATGTCCAAATCGACGATAACACGCAATTTCTTGGGCGGCCCTCCACAGCGATTGATTCGTCTCCTCACACGGTATCCGCAATCCGCTCACAACCGGTCTGTATCTACGACCCGAGCTACGGGGACGATTCCGATGCGGTGGATATAGACAAAGCAAAAAGCGTCTATCGGGCGCTTGAAGAACTCGCAGGAAGGGCTGCTCGTCCTCGGTTGCAGTCACAGTGTTTCGTCCGTCGACAAGACCTTCAGAAGCGAGAGTACTGGAGCGATGCCACACAGTCTGCAGACACCGTCGAAGAACGCGTGATTGCAGGAGCGCGCTGGAGTCGAGCAAAGGTCGCACGAGCGACGCTTCTGTACGGTGAAAGTCCCTGGCGTGTTATCGCTGGTAGCACGAGCTTCATTGTATTCATCGCCTTGCTCTATCCGCTCGGCGAATGGCTTCAGCCAGTTGGAGACCGCCCGATAACATACGCACGGATAGCCGAACAGCCAGAGCTATTCTTAGAATCGCTCTATTTCAGTACGCTAACGTTCACTACGCTCGGGATGGGAGACTACATTCCACTCGGCTTTGGGCAGGTGCTGGCAACGGCTAATACGGCATTTGGGGCGGTACTAATCGCCCTACTCGTATTCGTTCTGGGCCGACGGGCTGCCCGGTAG
- a CDS encoding phage NrS-1 polymerase family protein, whose translation MPEALPAREEIPPSLLDHEQWLCWREENRDGKSTKIPINPSTGEFASTTDPETWAGFETARERATFEDGLGFVFTDDDPFVGVDLDDCRVPETETTQEWADDVIETLDSFTEISPSGTGFHVLVEGDLPDGRNRKDDLELYETARFFTVTADHVAETPTTIQPRTQALRSVYEEYVEPKREDDSTNDTPKSTPTRSLEDDELLQKAKNAANGEKFQSLWKGSTSGYESQSEADMALCSLLAFWTGGDSRQMDQLFRDSGLMREKWDEQHFADGSTYGEKTIERAIEGTSEFYDPAGTADEPPEVETGVTTTELRERETKRLERIEALEARLTELMETNEELKAELEAERERRQALEEELESLQEENESSLFGWR comes from the coding sequence GTGCCCGAAGCACTCCCGGCGCGTGAGGAGATCCCACCCTCCCTGTTGGACCACGAGCAGTGGCTCTGTTGGCGAGAGGAAAATCGAGACGGGAAATCGACGAAAATTCCGATCAATCCCAGCACTGGTGAGTTCGCCTCGACGACGGATCCTGAAACCTGGGCAGGGTTCGAAACGGCTCGCGAGCGAGCCACATTCGAAGACGGGCTCGGCTTCGTGTTCACCGACGACGACCCCTTCGTCGGTGTCGACCTCGACGACTGCCGCGTGCCCGAAACTGAAACGACGCAGGAGTGGGCCGACGACGTCATCGAGACGCTCGATTCCTTCACCGAAATCAGCCCGTCCGGAACTGGGTTCCACGTGCTCGTCGAAGGCGACCTTCCAGACGGTCGGAACCGCAAAGACGACCTCGAGCTGTACGAGACGGCCCGCTTTTTTACCGTCACAGCCGACCACGTTGCGGAGACGCCAACTACGATTCAGCCGCGTACACAGGCGCTTCGGTCGGTGTACGAAGAGTACGTCGAGCCGAAGCGGGAGGATGACTCAACCAACGACACCCCAAAGTCAACGCCAACTCGCAGTCTCGAAGACGACGAACTCCTTCAGAAAGCGAAGAATGCAGCCAACGGCGAAAAATTCCAGTCGCTGTGGAAAGGATCGACGAGCGGCTACGAAAGCCAGTCGGAGGCTGACATGGCGCTGTGTTCACTACTCGCCTTCTGGACCGGTGGTGATTCCCGACAGATGGATCAGTTGTTCCGTGATTCGGGGCTGATGCGTGAGAAGTGGGACGAACAGCATTTCGCTGATGGGAGTACGTACGGTGAAAAGACCATCGAGCGGGCGATTGAGGGGACAAGTGAGTTCTATGACCCCGCTGGAACAGCAGATGAGCCACCGGAAGTTGAGACAGGAGTTACCACTACGGAACTCCGTGAGCGAGAAACGAAACGATTGGAGCGAATCGAAGCACTCGAAGCTCGATTAACCGAGTTAATGGAAACCAACGAGGAGCTCAAAGCAGAACTGGAGGCAGAACGCGAGCGACGACAAGCCTTGGAGGAGGAACTAGAGAGTCTGCAAGAGGAGAATGAATCCTCCCTGTTCGGGTGGCGATAA
- a CDS encoding type II toxin-antitoxin system PemK/MazF family toxin, translating to MTEYERGDVIEAGDPFTQEPASRPFVIINTESHPFDGEQYVALTLTTRTWYEETLPVSPDDFGAGGVPAESSIVPWGVSSPAHDDIRDWFGRLEDEVVNEAVEQFVGYLME from the coding sequence ATGACCGAGTACGAACGCGGCGATGTTATTGAGGCTGGTGACCCGTTCACTCAAGAGCCGGCTTCCAGGCCGTTCGTCATCATCAATACCGAATCACATCCCTTCGACGGAGAGCAATACGTTGCACTCACGCTGACGACCCGAACGTGGTACGAAGAGACGCTGCCTGTATCACCCGATGATTTCGGGGCGGGAGGTGTTCCGGCGGAGAGTTCGATTGTGCCGTGGGGTGTCTCCTCGCCAGCACACGACGACATTAGAGACTGGTTCGGCCGATTAGAAGATGAAGTGGTCAACGAGGCCGTTGAGCAGTTCGTCGGTTATCTGATGGAGTAG
- a CDS encoding type IV secretory system conjugative DNA transfer family protein, with amino-acid sequence MATESVPAESPDKPWSYLQIQPSTDRLDTNALTDTFQRLHALAPSLEIEVRLVADDDGLQFYVGAASEHASTLRQTLRRLFPSEAKITDTSPPPTPPEAPDTALELLGRGERHDDWQTRLQPVLRDDETPQFPLAAVVDTLATTDSTVVYQALLTPKRDWRATADVRIDQLERDRDTLGQRLFAFLENDVDVDPNPTTEDPKHRERIESIRAADKRRSFVVNARAVAKGPDARMTLRELANAFTPASGSFYEIRHRLHTDEEATANVAEQIESRDCVTEQSLTTRLRQRLPLTDNRSPAIVADPSTVPNFCLLDGDALTEAGRRAMEATPDERTGVPIPEDDLLNQYNEGMLLGYPLTTDDEPIDTPVALPPSLQPLHAAWFGKTGSGKSTALINAMLENTRATEGADILIDPKGDGMPVEYLRAHYAEYGDLDDVYYFDCTEVLPAISFFDIRDQLEDGIDRTTAVEDVVDHYIEILVGIMGRDRFEQAVRSPDIIKYLVKAMFDPVHGDDAFSHRELQDATRRMHDTRDAPPVVDADLQQLLSGVAANSKRSFDELMQGVANRIEKIPLDDRLAQLFNNVPEGDDPHFDFREVVDENSVVIIDTGGLRTESQRAITLVVLSQLWTALQRRAQTTDDDDPPLVNLYLEEAASVGTSGLLTDLLAQSRSFGLSMTLAMQFPAQLRQADQEAYAELLNNVSTIVTGNVAIDDDLAKRLATEEMPPSEVANRLRALRRGQWMASLPSRFGVDEPRPFLLESAPIPSGHPESDELFSDAKGTAFEAAFDVVQDRSRLEHGLDIALNTRQSTMQRHAATTDSVATSSEPNLETVEAETVDEDARVDSALPYTNRLPNPVEYDDERHALVCTSCETRFDPTSEGMRNTIRCCHTLDDVARDEVPVCELNLKLSVAERRQSAYTDAQLRFLQAVYSAHQRRFDPDVEYDLLYDSMVRLQEYTDVGQAEVQELLDAGLLAEDCTYPHKLYTVTPEGREEAKIRHREGIAHGDGKGDLSESSFHVAMVELLRRYIEEAFVKDDDSAAVEAVSYHEVGSHRLDVAGLDSDGEVVVTGEAERSNHDTLRAVPEDYDKMASHDPEAAIWLVKNRDGGHDVLDALNDPPEGEVRVEKEYSRSSPPQRFKIDEPGFTEMFTFQYLRDSVLDS; translated from the coding sequence ATGGCGACGGAATCTGTTCCCGCCGAATCCCCTGACAAACCGTGGTCGTACCTCCAAATCCAGCCAAGTACGGACCGACTCGACACGAACGCCCTCACCGATACGTTCCAGCGACTCCACGCCCTTGCTCCATCGCTCGAAATCGAAGTCCGACTCGTCGCTGACGACGATGGTCTTCAGTTCTACGTCGGCGCCGCGAGCGAACACGCGTCCACACTCCGCCAAACGCTCCGCCGACTCTTCCCGAGTGAGGCGAAGATCACTGACACATCCCCACCACCAACACCGCCAGAGGCGCCCGATACGGCGCTCGAACTGCTTGGCCGAGGAGAGCGTCACGACGACTGGCAAACACGATTACAGCCGGTCCTTCGCGACGACGAGACGCCACAGTTCCCGCTGGCAGCCGTCGTCGACACGCTCGCTACTACGGACAGCACGGTCGTCTATCAGGCACTGCTCACGCCGAAACGGGATTGGCGGGCGACCGCCGACGTTCGCATCGACCAACTCGAACGCGACCGCGACACGCTCGGCCAGCGACTGTTCGCGTTCCTCGAAAATGATGTCGACGTCGACCCGAACCCCACAACTGAGGATCCGAAACACCGCGAACGCATCGAGTCGATTCGAGCCGCCGACAAGCGGCGGTCCTTCGTCGTCAACGCGCGTGCTGTCGCAAAGGGCCCCGACGCCAGGATGACGCTTCGGGAACTCGCCAACGCCTTCACGCCTGCCAGCGGGTCGTTCTACGAGATTCGCCATCGACTCCATACCGACGAAGAAGCCACAGCGAACGTCGCCGAGCAAATCGAGAGCCGTGACTGCGTCACCGAACAGTCGCTCACGACCCGATTGCGCCAGCGACTACCGTTGACGGACAACCGAAGCCCGGCTATCGTCGCGGATCCCTCGACTGTCCCGAACTTTTGTCTGCTCGATGGCGACGCGCTCACCGAAGCAGGGCGACGAGCGATGGAGGCCACACCTGACGAACGAACGGGCGTCCCCATCCCGGAAGACGATCTTCTCAACCAGTACAACGAGGGGATGCTACTCGGCTATCCGCTGACGACCGACGACGAACCCATCGATACACCGGTTGCCCTTCCACCGTCGCTCCAACCACTCCACGCGGCGTGGTTCGGAAAAACCGGCTCGGGGAAATCGACCGCGCTCATCAACGCGATGTTGGAAAACACACGGGCGACTGAGGGCGCGGATATCCTCATCGACCCGAAAGGCGATGGGATGCCAGTCGAGTACCTTCGGGCCCACTACGCGGAGTACGGCGATCTTGACGACGTGTACTACTTCGACTGCACGGAGGTGCTGCCAGCGATTTCGTTTTTCGACATCCGCGATCAACTCGAAGACGGCATCGACCGAACCACCGCTGTCGAGGACGTCGTTGACCACTACATCGAGATTCTCGTCGGCATCATGGGCCGAGACCGCTTCGAGCAGGCGGTCCGGTCGCCGGACATCATCAAGTACCTCGTGAAGGCGATGTTCGACCCCGTCCACGGCGATGACGCCTTCTCACACCGGGAACTGCAGGACGCCACGCGGCGAATGCACGATACGCGGGACGCCCCGCCCGTCGTTGATGCGGACCTCCAACAGTTGCTCAGCGGCGTCGCGGCCAACAGCAAGCGGTCCTTCGATGAACTGATGCAGGGCGTCGCCAACCGCATCGAGAAGATTCCGCTCGACGACCGCCTCGCACAACTGTTCAACAACGTCCCCGAAGGCGATGACCCACACTTCGACTTCCGGGAGGTAGTCGACGAGAATTCGGTCGTTATCATCGACACAGGCGGCCTTCGAACGGAGAGTCAGCGGGCGATCACGCTGGTCGTCCTCTCACAGCTGTGGACCGCCCTCCAGCGCCGCGCCCAAACGACCGACGATGACGACCCACCGCTCGTGAACCTGTATCTCGAAGAGGCGGCAAGCGTGGGCACCTCTGGATTGTTGACCGACCTCCTCGCACAGTCGCGGTCCTTCGGCCTCTCGATGACGCTCGCAATGCAGTTCCCAGCCCAGCTCCGACAGGCCGACCAGGAAGCCTACGCCGAACTGCTGAACAACGTCTCAACGATCGTCACGGGCAACGTCGCTATTGACGACGACCTCGCGAAGCGCCTGGCCACCGAGGAGATGCCACCCAGCGAAGTAGCGAACCGGCTACGTGCGCTCCGACGCGGCCAGTGGATGGCGTCGTTGCCGTCACGGTTCGGCGTTGACGAACCTCGGCCGTTTCTCTTGGAGAGTGCGCCCATTCCATCGGGCCATCCTGAGAGCGATGAACTGTTCTCGGATGCGAAAGGAACAGCGTTTGAGGCAGCCTTCGACGTTGTCCAAGACCGTAGTCGACTGGAACACGGTCTTGATATCGCGCTCAACACACGCCAGTCGACGATGCAGCGCCACGCTGCGACGACTGACTCCGTTGCTACATCTTCTGAGCCTAATCTCGAGACAGTTGAAGCCGAGACCGTTGACGAAGATGCCCGCGTTGATTCCGCGCTTCCCTACACGAATCGCCTGCCCAATCCCGTCGAATACGACGACGAAAGACACGCTCTCGTCTGTACGAGTTGTGAGACGAGATTCGACCCCACCTCAGAGGGGATGCGAAACACGATTCGTTGTTGTCACACGCTCGACGATGTTGCTCGAGACGAGGTGCCAGTCTGTGAGTTGAATCTGAAACTCTCGGTTGCTGAGCGTCGACAGAGCGCCTACACAGACGCGCAGTTACGGTTCCTGCAGGCGGTGTATTCGGCGCACCAACGACGGTTCGACCCGGACGTTGAATACGACCTCCTGTACGACAGCATGGTGCGATTGCAAGAGTACACGGATGTCGGGCAAGCGGAGGTGCAGGAACTCCTCGATGCAGGACTGTTGGCAGAGGACTGTACGTATCCCCACAAGCTGTACACGGTCACGCCGGAAGGCCGTGAGGAAGCGAAGATTCGACATCGTGAGGGCATCGCCCACGGTGACGGGAAGGGCGATTTGAGTGAATCGAGTTTCCACGTTGCGATGGTAGAACTGCTTCGCCGCTACATCGAAGAAGCGTTCGTCAAGGACGATGACTCGGCTGCTGTTGAGGCCGTTTCGTATCACGAGGTTGGCTCTCACCGCCTTGATGTCGCGGGATTAGATTCTGACGGCGAGGTGGTTGTCACGGGTGAGGCCGAACGGTCGAACCATGATACGCTCCGTGCTGTTCCCGAGGATTACGACAAAATGGCGTCTCACGACCCCGAGGCGGCGATTTGGCTCGTCAAGAACCGGGATGGGGGCCACGATGTCTTGGACGCGTTGAATGACCCACCGGAGGGTGAGGTTCGCGTCGAAAAGGAATACAGTCGAAGTTCACCACCGCAACGATTCAAAATCGACGAACCGGGGTTCACGGAGATGTTCACGTTCCAGTATCTTCGTGACTCCGTCTTAGATTCTTGA